CGTCAGGCCGACGGCGCTGGAGCCCGCGACGGAGGCGATGGCGATCGCCAGCACGATGTTTGGCACCGTCAGCAAGAGATCGATGACGCCGGTGACGATGCGGTCGGTGAGGCCGCCGAAATAGCCGGCCACCGCGCCCAGCGCGATGCCGCCGATGCCGGCGAAGAACACGGAGGCCAGTGCGATCGACAGCGTGAAGCGCGTGCCGACGATGATGCGCGAGAGGATGTCCCGGCCGACATTGTCGGTGCCGAGCAGATGCCCCGCCGACGGCGGCTCCAGCATGGCGAACAGGTCCTGCGCGTTCGGATCGTAGGGGGCGATCGCCTGCCCGAACAGGGCAAGCAGCACGAAGACGGCCAGAAGCGAGGCGCCAAGCCACAGGAAGACGTTGACGTTGCCTGTTCTCCGACGCCGCCGGACCACTGCCTCACGCATGGCGCAGCCTCGGATTGACGAAGCGATAGATGACCTCGACCGCGATGTTGATGATCAGGAAGGACACGACGAAAATCAGCACGATGCCCTGCACCAGCGTGTAGTCGCGCACCGACACGGCCGTCAGCAGCAGGTCGCCGATGCCGGGCCAGGCGCAGAGCCGCTCGATCACCACCGACCCGCCAAGCAGGTAGCCAGCCTGCAGGCCGATCACCGTGACGGTCGGGATCATCACGTTGCGCAGCACGTGCCGGCGCAGGACGAGCGCCTTCGACAGGCCTTTTGCCCGCGCGGTGCGCGCATAGTCCTTGCGCAGCTCCTCGATCACCACGCCGCGCGTCATGCGCGCCACCAGCGCGATCAAGCGCGCCGCGAGCGCCAGCGTCGGAATCACCAGTGAAGCGGGGCCGGTCGCGCCGAAGCTCGGCAACAGGCCGAGATCGACCGACAGCACTGCGATAAGCAGCATGCCCAGCCAGAAGTTCGGAACCGCGAGCAGCCCGACTACCGTCAGCGAAATGAGATAGTCCGGCCAACGGTTGCGGAATGCCGCAGCTGCGACGCCGGCGGGGATGCCGATGACGATCGTCAGCAGGATCGCCGCCGCCGCCAGCGCCAGCGTCGCCGGCAGCCGGTCGAGGATGTGCGG
The Mesorhizobium australicum genome window above contains:
- a CDS encoding ABC transporter permease, translating into MREAVVRRRRRTGNVNVFLWLGASLLAVFVLLALFGQAIAPYDPNAQDLFAMLEPPSAGHLLGTDNVGRDILSRIIVGTRFTLSIALASVFFAGIGGIALGAVAGYFGGLTDRIVTGVIDLLLTVPNIVLAIAIASVAGSSAVGLTIAITASFIPPLARLVRGRVIELVQEDFIAASITVGMGHTRILLRHILPNAATVIIIELSLNAGQAVLIGSALGFLGLGVQPPAPEWGTMLGASREYLTVAPHIVFAPGLAISLLVLAFNAFGDGLRDVFDPASRS
- a CDS encoding ABC transporter permease, translating into MTGFLIRRFATIPLVVLGVVTILFIIFKSVPGDEASFVAGATATQAEIEAVRVQLGLDRPLLEQYVSHISGLVVGDFGYSTTFRGNPLPHILDRLPATLALAAAAILLTIVIGIPAGVAAAAFRNRWPDYLISLTVVGLLAVPNFWLGMLLIAVLSVDLGLLPSFGATGPASLVIPTLALAARLIALVARMTRGVVIEELRKDYARTARAKGLSKALVLRRHVLRNVMIPTVTVIGLQAGYLLGGSVVIERLCAWPGIGDLLLTAVSVRDYTLVQGIVLIFVVSFLIINIAVEVIYRFVNPRLRHA